The following are encoded in a window of Gasterosteus aculeatus chromosome 5, fGasAcu3.hap1.1, whole genome shotgun sequence genomic DNA:
- the tanc2b gene encoding protein TANC2 isoform X3, with translation MFRNSLKMLLTGGKGNRKSRSSDGGNEDYADPRSPSLDPHLSHGGQGGSIDSDCAFEGDYAVPALSMTEGMQHIRIMEGVSRSLPSSPLLTHQTISVRLQPVKKLTAPLRKAKFVESPRIPQSELGSPTHTSTTAKNPDLDTYCPGESSHELGPPPSVDEAANTLMTRLGFLLGDKVSEGPAGTQYSMEEPEARQGQNQRNSPCSTLTSSTASPPAGSPCSTLPPAMPGQASNKDCAYGSVTSPTSTLESRDSGIIATLTSYSENMERGGKYGDGSRGNLKLWQSQKSGMDSFLYRVDENMTASTYSLNKIPERSLESMSSHSAHSIPLYLMPRPNSVAATSSAHLEDLAYLDEQRHTPLRTSLRLPRQSTTCGPGRSGQDLRASANNANAWQSQSLRFAPYRPQDIALKPLLFEVPSITMDSVFTGREWLFQEIDAHLNSPNASTNRGVAVLGNIGFGKTAIVSRLVALSCHGTRMRQIASDSPQASPKHGEGLPLTQPQPTHGTLGGGSCPGTPEMRRRQEESMRRLASQVVAYHYCQADNAYTCLVPEFVHNVAALLCRSPHLVAYREQLLKEPHLQSTLSLRSCVQDPLASFRRGVLEPLDALYRERKINSEEDLIILIDGLNEAEFHKPDYGDTIVSFLTKTINKFPPWLKLVVTVRTTLQEITNSLPFHRIFLDGLEENDAIDQDLQGYILHRIHSSPEIQNNISLNGKMDNTTFGKLSAHLKALSQGSYLYLKLTFDLIEKGYLVLKSSSYKVVPVNLAEVYLLQCNMRFPTQSSFERALPLLNVAVASLHPLNDEQIYQAINSGSLQGTLDWEDFQQRMDNLSVFLVKRRDGTRMFVHPSFREWLIWREEGEKTKFLCDPRSGHTLLAFWFSRQENKLNRQQTIELGHHILKAHIFKGLSKKVGVSSSVLQGLWVSYSTEGLSAALSSLRNLYTPNIKVSRLLMLGGANVNYRTEVLNNAPVLCVHSHLGYMDMVGLLLEYGASVDSPSESGLMPLGYAAAGGHMAIVTALCRRRAKVDHLDKNGQCALVHAALRGHMEVVKFLIQCDWGMGPPAPPSQQTQQQVAFTKSHAVQQALVAAASMGYIEIVSYLLDLPEKDEEEVERAQINNFDTLWGETALTAASGRGKLEVCRLLLEQGAAVAQPNRRGIVPLFSAVRQGHWQIVDLLLTHGADVNLADKQGRTPLMMAASEGHLGTVEFLLAQGASLSLMDKEGLTALSWACLKGHLPVVRCLVESGAATDHADKNGRTPLDLAAFYGDSEVVQFLVDHGAMIEHVDYSGMRPLDRAVGCRNTSVVVALLKKGAKIGPATWAMATSKPDIMIILLSKLIEEGDSFYKKGKVKEAAQRYQYALKKFPREGFSDDLKTFRELKVSIFLNLSRCRRKMNDFGMAEEFATKAIELKPKSYEAYYARARAKRSSRQFPEALEDLNEAMKQCPNNREIQRLLERVEEEYHQLNQEELLELEPPPSPPPTPPPEDEESLSLSLSMPLPPPPEPRLEDMEPVQDLFEDEDYLEQELEAMSACLPPPESHSNPSSLPVIQSPPLSPTHHDHIYLTGGSPMGQPYEYHPTSSSMSSPTRGSYQPTSPSLSPTHQNHYRHSPPQTSPVHQSSYGFGSSSMCPGGQAMDRQSPPPSPLRRSAQYRASPPVESVCLYRSQSGSPVRYQTEQLPGRPKSPLSKMSSQRSFQLSSQPSLSSQHHQAQGLRLQPSIAQIVRTNQPSNVMGNSLYQMGHSMGGRYQGVSVDVESRLVYQPSLDGRSMPQVQPSLSSGALCQHGGRGGVMESSLLKDELPQRPSSAYRASSGGPGGIRYSQTPQISRSQSAAYYPVSEHVLERANAMPSHQLGSPEVPHMVRRPVSANTTEMKPHVPTPRPLIHSQSVGLRFSPSSNNISAGSTSNLAPGFRPSSSIQQMEIPLQATYERACDDISPISPSQGGGGLYPGESTRSRSTPFMGIIDKTARTQQYLHQPSRSRAMTSMDSAISPTSPGQLVQQGSTYSPPASLGNIAYYNKTNNAQNGHLLEEDYYTQTPPLGKLANGSRGSGDILERVSQVPTYPDVKVARTLPVAQAYQDNMYRQLSRDSRTQGPSSPIKPKRPFVESNV, from the exons gGGAGTCAAGCCATGAGCTGGGCCCCCCTCCGTCGGTGGATGAGGCAGCCAACACATTGATGACGCGCCTGGGTTTCCTTCTGGGCGACAAAGTGAGCGAGGGGCCAGCCGGTACCCAGTACAGCATGGAGGAGCCTGAGGCGAGACAG gGCCAAAACCAGAGGAACAGCCCGTGCTCCACCCTGACCAGCAGCACTGCCTCACCCCCTGCAGGCAGCCCCtgctccaccctcccccctgccATGCCCGGCCAGGCCAGCAACAAGGACTGCGCCTACGGCTCCGTCACCAGTCCCACCTCGACCCTGGAGAGCAGGGACAGCGGGATAATAG CCACGCTGACCAGCTACTCGGAGAACATGGAGCGAGGCGGCAAGTACGGCGACGGCTCCCGGGGGAACCTGAAGCTGTGGCAGTCCCAGAAATCAGGCATGGACTCCTTCCTGTACAGGGTGGATGAGAACATGACCGCCTCCACCTACAGCCTCAACAAAATCCCCGAGCGCAGCCTGGAGAGCATGTCCTCCCACTCCGCCCACTCCATCCCCCTGTACCTCATGCCCCGCCCCAACTCTGTGGCCG ctACAAGTTCAGCCCACCTGGAGGACCTGGCGTACCTGGATGAGCAGAGACACACTCCGCTACGCACGTCGCTGCGCTTGCCCAGACAGAGCACCACCTGCGGGCCGGGTCGCTCCGGGCAGGACCTGAGAG CTTCCGCTAATAACGCCAATGCCTGGCAATCGCAGTCAC TGCGTTTTGCACCCTATCGGCCTCAAGACATCGCCCTCAAACCCCTGCTGTTCGAGGTGCCCAGCATCACCATGGACTCGGTCTTCACGGGCCGCGAGTGGCTCTTCCAGGAGATCGATGCCCACCTCAACAGCCCCAACGCCAGCACCAACCGCGGCGTGGCGGTGTTGGGCAACATCGGCTTCGGCAAGACCGCCATCGTCTCTCGCCTGGTGGCGCTCAGCTGCCACGGCACCCGCATGAGGCAGATCGCCTCCGACAGCCCCCAGGCGTCGCCCAAAC ATGGAGAGGGTCTCCCTCTCACTCAGCCCCAGCCCACGCACGGCACCCTGGGAGGAGGCAGCTGTCCCGGGACCCCCGAGATGAGGCGACGTCAGGAAGAGTCCATGAGGAGGCTGGCGTCTCAG GTGGTGGCGTACCACTACTGCCAGGCCGACAACGCCTACACCTGCTTGGTGCCGGAGTTCGTGCACAACGTGGCGGCCCTGCTGTGCCGCTCGCCGCACCTCGTCGCCTACAGGGAGCAGCTGCTGAAGGAGCCGCACCTCCAGAGCACCCTGAGCCTGCGCTCCTGCGTCCAGGACCCCCTGGCCTCCTTCAGGAGGGGCGTGCTGGAGCCCCTGGACGCACTTTACAGAG AGAGGAAGATCAACTCTGAGGAGGACCTCATCATCCTCATAGACGGCTTGAACGAGGCAGAGTTCCACAAGCCGGACTACGGAGACACCATCGTGTCCTTCCTCACTAAAACCATCAACAAGTTCCCTCCTTGGCTCAAACTGGTGGTGACGGTCAGAACCACGTTGCAg GAGATCACCAACTCGCTGCCCTTCCACCGCATCTTCCtggacggcctggaggagaaCGACGCCATAGACCAGGACCTGCAGGGCTACATCCTGCACCGCATCCACAGCAGCCCCGAGATCCAGAACAACATCTCGCTCAACGGCAAGATGGACAACACCACCTTCGGCAAGCTCAGCGCCCACCTCAAGGCCCTGAGCCAGGGCTCCTACCTGTACCTCAAgctcacctttgacctcatcGAGAAGGGCTACCTTGTCCTCAAAAGCTCCAGCTAcaag GTGGTTCCGGTGAACCTGGCAGAGGTGTACCTGCTGCAGTGCAACATGCGCTTCCCCACGCAGTCCTCGTTCGAGCGGGCGCTTCCTCTGCTCAACGTGGCCGTGGCCTCGCTTCACCCGCTGAACGATGAGCAGATTTATCAGGCCATCAACTCCGGATCGCTGCAG GGCACTCTGGACTGGGAGGACTTCCAACAGCGCATGGACAACCTGTCCGTCTTCCTGGTGAAGAGGAGGGACGGCACCAGGATGTTTGTCCATCCCTCCTTCAGGGAGTGGCTGAtctggagagaagaaggagagaagacAAAGTTCCTCTGTGATccgag GAGCGGTCACACCCTGCTGGCCTTCTGGTTCTCCCGGCAGGAGAACAAGCTGAACAGACAGCAGACTATTGAGCTGGGCCATCACATCCTCAAAGCACATATCTTCAAG GGGCTCAGCAAGAAAGTCGGCGTTTCCTCATCTGTTCTTCAAGGCCTGTGGGTTTCCTACAGCACGGAGGGCCTTTCAGCTGCACTTTCCTCACTCCGAAACCTCTACACTCCCAACATCAAG GTGAGCCGGCTGCTGATGCTGGGCGGGGCCAACGTGAACTACCGCACGGAGGTGCTGAACAACGCCCCCGTCCTGTGCGTCCACTCCCACCTGGGCTACATGGACATGGTGGGCCTTCTGCTGGAGTACGGCGCCTCGGTCGACTCGCCATCCGAGAGCGGCCTCATGCCGCTGGGCTACGCCGCCGCCGGGGGGCACATGGCCATTGTGACCGCGCTTTGTCGCAGGAGAGCGAAG GTGGACCACCTCGACAAGAACGGCCAGTGCGCTCTGGTCCACGCGGCCCTGAGGGGCCACATGGAGGTGGTGAAGTTCCTCATCCAGTGCGACTGGGGCATGGGGCCGCCGGCGCCGCCGTCCCAGCAAACCCAACAACAGGTGGCCTTCACCAAGAGCCACGCGGTGCAGCAGGCCCTCGTCGCCGCGGCCAGCATGGGATACATCGAG aTTGTGTCGTACCTGCTGGATCTGCCAgagaaagatgaagaggaggtggagcgggCTCAGATCAATAACTTTGACACCTTGTGGGGCGAGACAG cgctgACCGCGGCCTCCGGTCGGGGGAAGCTGGAGGTCTGTCGCCTGCTGCTGGAGCAGGGGGCGGCCGTGGCCCAGCCCAACAGACGAGGCATCGTCCCGCTGTTCAGCGCCGTCCGGCAGGGACACTGGCAG ATCGTGGACCTTCTCCTCACACACGGCGCCGACGTCAACCTGGCCGACAAGCAGGGCCGTACCCCCCTCATGATGGCCGCCTCGGAGGGACACCTGGGGACCGTGGAGTTTCTGCTGGCTCAGG gggcctctctgtctctgatgGACAAGGAGGGTCTGACCGCTCTCAGCTGGGCCTGCCTGAAAGGACATTTACCCGTGGTCCGCTGCCTGGTGGAGAGCGGCGCCGCCACCGACCACGCCGACAAGAACGGGCGCACGCCCCTCGACCTCGCCGCCTTTTACGGCGACTCGGAAGTG gTCCAGTTCTTGGTGGACCACGGCGCCATGATAGAGCATGTAGACTACAGCGGGATGCGTCCCCTGGACAGAGCGGTGGGCTGCAGAAACACCTCGGTGGTGGTCGCCCTGCTCAAGAAAGGAGCCAAGATAG GTCCCGCCACATGGGCCATGGCCACCTCCAAACCCGACATCATGATCATCTTACTCAGCAAACTCATCGAGGAGGGGGACAGCTTCTACAAG AAGGGGAAGGTGAAGGAGGCGGCGCAGCGTTATCAGTATGCCCTCAAAAAGTTTCCACGCGAAGGCTTCAGCGATGACCTCAAGACATTCAGGGAACTCAAAGTATCGATCTTCCTCAACCTGTCCCGATGTCGGAGGAAAATGAAC GACTTTGGGATGGCTGAGGAATTCGCTACAAAGGCAATTGAACTGAAACCGAAATCCTATGAAGCGTACTATGCCAGAGCGCGTGCCAAGCGTAGCAGCAG ACAATTTCCTGAAGCCTTAGAGGACCTGAACGAAGCCATGAAGCAGTGCCCCAACAACCGAGAGATCCAGCGGCTGCtcgagagggtggaggaggaatatCACCAGCTCAACCAGGAGGAGCTACTGGAGCTGGAGCCtccgccctcccctccccctacGCCTCCCCCAGAAGACGAGGagtccctgtccctgtccctgtccatgccgctcccccctcccccagagcCCCGCCTGGAGGACATGGAGCCCGTCCAGGACCTGTTTGAGGACGAGGACTACCtggagcaggagctggaggccaTGTCGGCCTGTCTGCCCCCGCCCGAGTCTCACAGCAATCCGTCCAGCCTCCCCGTCATTCAGAGCCCGCCGCTCTCCCCAACACACCACGACCACATCTACTTAACCGGGGGTTCGCCCATGGGCCAGCCGTACGAATACCACCCCAcgtcctcctccatgtcctcgCCCACGCGCGGCTCGTACCAGCCCACGtcgccctccctctccccgACCCATCAGAACCACTACCGACACAGCCCGCCTCAAACCTCGCCGGTGCACCAGTCGTCCTACGGCTTCGGCTCGTCTTCGATGTGTCCCGGGGGTCAGGCGATGGATCGCCAGAGCCCGCCGCCTTCCCCATTACGCCGGAGCGCCCAGTACCGAGCCAGCCCGCCGGTAGAGAGCGTTTGCCTCTACAGGTCCCAGTCCGGGTCGCCCGTGCGCTACCAGACGGAGCAGCTCCCCGGCCGACCCAAATCTCCTCTCTCCAAGATGAGCAGCCAGCGCTCGTTCCAGCTGAGCTCCcagccctccctctcctcccagcACCACCAAGCCCAGGGCCTCCGCCTTCAGCCTTCAATAGCCCAAATAGTCCGCACCAACCAGCCCAGCAACGTGATGGGCAACAGCCTCTACCAGATGGGGCACTCCATGGGTGGTCGCTACCAGGGGGTTTCGGTGGACGTGGAGAGCCGGCTGGTGTACCAGCCCTCCCTGGATGGACGCTCGATGCCCCAGGTCCAGCCCAGCCTCAGCTCCGGGGCCCTCTGTCAGCACGGCGGCCGAGGAGGGGTTATGGAGTCGAGCCTGTTGAAGGACGAGCTCCCCCAGCGCCCCTCCTCTGCCTACCGCGCCAGCAGCGGGGGCCCGGGGGGCATCCGCTACAGCCAGACACCCCAGATAAGCCGCAGCCAGTCGGCCGCCTACTACCCGGTCTCTGAGCACGTGCTGGAGCGAGCCAACGCCATGCCCTCCCACCAGCTGGGCTCTCCCGAGGTCCCGCACATGGTGAGGCGCCCCGTCAGCGCCAACACCACTGAGATGAAGCCGCACGTGCCCACCCCCAGGCCTCTCATCCACTCTCAGAGCGTAGGCCTCCGGTTCTCCCCCTCCAGCAACAACATCTCCGCCGGGTCCACCTCAAATTTGGCCCCGGGTTTCAGGCCGTCCTCGTCCATCCAGCAGATGGAGATCCCCCTGCAAGCCACTTACGAGCGCGCCTGCGACGAcatctcccccatctccccctcccAGGGCGGCGGGGGGCTGTACCCGGGCGAGAGCACCCGCTCTCGGAGCACACCCTTCATGGGCATCATAGACAAGACGGCGCGGACTCAGCAGTACCTGCATCAGCCCTCGCGGTCCAGGGCCATGACGTCCATGGACTCCGCCATCAGCCCCACCTCGCCTGGCCAGCTGGTCCAGCAGGGCTCCACCTACAGCCCCCCCGCCTCGCTGGGCAACATCGCCTACTACAACAAGACCAACAACGCCCAAAACGGacacctgctggaggaggactACTACACCCAGACGCCCCCGCTGGGCAAGCTAGCCAACGGCTCCCGCGGCAGCGGGGACATCCTGGAGCGGGTCAGCCAGGTGCCCACCTACCCGGACGTGAAGGTGGCGAGGACTCTGCCCGTGGCACAGGCGTACCAGGACAACATGTAccgccagctgtcgcgtgactCCCGGACCCAAGGCCCCAGCTCCCCCATCAAACCAAAGAGACCGTTTGTGGAGTCGAATGTGTGA